Proteins encoded within one genomic window of Triticum aestivum cultivar Chinese Spring chromosome 2D, IWGSC CS RefSeq v2.1, whole genome shotgun sequence:
- the LOC123049560 gene encoding uncharacterized protein, which yields MFLHHLLVQNMAKNTHQPRSKDGGGAARARGLSKKSPWYQRAVELLLLIWKQPAGAPTTTKAAAAAGVSATGKAAAAPAGPGRLRKSSSLNVAASFTRVCLCAPISSYNEPSLYFQPGDVAPRRSYSYPRASSSSASGCGANANANPLVAPPPGAEPHRGASGGGEAARRPVFRGKSLTDDHLMRRFVVDEGATRRRNQMEVIRRRHATAAKRRRLGPSPLRRMVLAESESEGEDEAVAETQQRERKRAEPRSSVA from the exons ATGTTCCTCCACCACCTCTTGGTGCAAAACATGGCCAAGAACACACACCAACCAAG ATCGaaagacggcggcggcgcggccagaGCGAGGGGCCTGTCCAAGAAGTCGCCGTGGTACCAGCGCGCGGTGGAGCTGCTGCTCCTCATCTGGAAGCAGCCGGCGGGGGCGCCGACGACGACcaaggcggccgcggcggcgggggtgTCGGCCACCGGCAAGGCTGCGGCGGCCCCGGCCGGCCCGGGGAGGCTGCGCAAGTCGTCGTCGCTGAACGTGGCGGCGTCCTTCACGCGCGTCTGCCTCTGCGCGCCCATCTCCTCCTACAACGAGCCGTCGCTCTACTTCCAGCCGGGCGACGTGGCGCCGCGCCGCAGCTACAGCTACCcgcgcgcgtcgtcgtcgtcggcgtCCGGGTGCGGCGCGAACGCGAACGCCAACCCGCTGGTGGCCCCGCCGCCGGGCGCCGAGCCGCACCgcggggcgtcgggcggcggggaggccgcGCGGCGGCCGGTGTTCCGCGGCAAGTCGCTGACGGACGACCACCTGATGCGGCGGTtcgtggtggacgagggcgccacGCGGCGGCGCAACCAGATGGAGGTGATCCGGCGGCGGCACGCCACGGCGGCCAAGCGCCGGCGCCTGGGCCCCAGCCCGCTCCGCCGGATGGTGCTGGCGGAGTCGGAGTCGGAGGGCGAGGACGAGGCGGTGGCGGAGACGCAACAGCGGGAGCGGAAGCGGGCGGAGCCCCGGTCGTCGGTAGCGTAG